One Acinetobacter colistiniresistens DNA segment encodes these proteins:
- a CDS encoding regulatory protein RecX, which produces MFNFNNEKTEKPKTLTGSRLRSYAFALLTRRDYSQAELIAKLNQYAINPEEVTKLVEELAQHNYQSDQRVAELTLASQLRKGKGLQRIKQALKAKQLDTDLITEELEEVDWLDQAYQLKVKKFGEEVATDPKIKARQIRFLQYRGFDMGVIMKAVARTSGEE; this is translated from the coding sequence TTGTTTAACTTTAACAATGAAAAAACTGAAAAGCCTAAAACACTCACTGGCTCGAGATTACGCTCCTATGCCTTTGCCCTACTCACGCGCCGCGATTATTCCCAAGCTGAATTAATTGCCAAACTGAATCAATATGCGATCAACCCAGAGGAAGTCACAAAACTGGTCGAAGAGTTAGCGCAACACAATTATCAAAGCGATCAACGCGTGGCCGAACTCACCCTAGCGAGCCAACTCAGAAAAGGCAAAGGTTTGCAACGTATTAAACAAGCACTGAAAGCGAAGCAGTTAGATACCGACCTAATTACTGAAGAACTTGAAGAGGTCGATTGGCTTGATCAAGCCTATCAGCTTAAAGTTAAAAAATTTGGAGAGGAAGTGGCAACTGATCCAAAAATCAAGGCAAGACAAATTCGGTTCTTACAATACCGTGGCTTTGATATGGGAGTTATTATGAAAGCGGTTGCTCGAACGAGCGGAGAAGAATAA
- the recA gene encoding recombinase RecA, which yields MDDNKSKALQAALSQIEKQFGKNTVMRLGDNTVQAVEAVSTGSLTLDIALGIGGLPKGRIIEIYGPESSGKTTMTLQAIAQCQKNGGTCAFIDAEHALDPEYARKLGVDIDNLLVSQPDHGEQALEIADMLVRSGAIDLIVVDSVAALTPKAEIEGEMGDSHMGLQARLMSQALRKITGNAKRSNCMVIFINQIRMKIGVMFGSPETTTGGNALKFYASVRLDIRRIGQVKEGDEITGNETRVKVVKNKMAPPFKEAVFQIMYGKGTNQLGELVDLAVQQDIVQKAGAWYSYQGNKIGQGKNNVIRHFEENPAMAQEIEKLIREQLLTKNKPTENTEIEEEEPDFLES from the coding sequence ATGGATGATAATAAAAGTAAGGCGTTACAAGCTGCGTTAAGCCAGATTGAAAAACAATTTGGTAAAAATACAGTGATGCGCTTAGGTGATAACACAGTACAAGCCGTTGAAGCGGTTTCTACAGGTTCTTTAACACTTGATATTGCATTAGGGATTGGCGGATTACCAAAAGGCCGTATCATTGAAATCTACGGTCCTGAATCATCAGGTAAAACGACCATGACATTACAGGCGATTGCTCAATGTCAAAAGAATGGCGGTACTTGTGCCTTTATCGATGCGGAACATGCATTAGATCCAGAATATGCACGCAAGCTTGGTGTCGATATTGATAATCTTTTGGTTTCACAACCAGACCACGGTGAGCAGGCACTTGAAATTGCAGATATGCTGGTGCGCTCTGGTGCAATCGATTTAATCGTTGTCGACTCTGTTGCAGCATTGACCCCGAAAGCCGAAATCGAAGGCGAAATGGGTGACTCACATATGGGCTTACAAGCGCGCTTAATGAGTCAGGCTTTACGTAAAATTACAGGTAATGCAAAGCGCTCGAATTGTATGGTGATCTTCATTAACCAGATCCGTATGAAGATTGGTGTGATGTTTGGTAGCCCAGAAACCACAACGGGTGGTAACGCACTTAAATTCTATGCCTCTGTACGTTTAGACATTCGTCGTATCGGTCAAGTCAAAGAAGGTGACGAGATTACCGGTAACGAAACACGCGTTAAAGTTGTAAAAAATAAAATGGCACCTCCTTTCAAAGAAGCCGTTTTCCAAATTATGTACGGCAAAGGGACTAATCAGCTCGGTGAACTGGTTGATCTTGCAGTTCAACAAGATATCGTACAAAAAGCGGGTGCTTGGTATTCTTATCAAGGCAATAAAATTGGCCAAGGTAAGAACAATGTGATTCGTCATTTTGAAGAAAATCCAGCAATGGCTCAAGAAATTGAAAAGCTGATTCGCGAACAACTACTCACCAAAAACAAACCAACTGAAAATACAGAAATTGAAGAAGAAGAACCAGATTTCTTAGAGAGCTAA
- a CDS encoding RNA-binding S4 domain-containing protein encodes MPKQHEPDSMDAMRIDKWLWAARFFKTRSIAKAAIEGGKVHHNNDRVKVSRDVRIGMELTIQQGFEKKTVVVKALSAVRGGAPAAQLLYEETTESIARRELHASQRKLHNLARPDHRPSKKDRRDINRFKQENVQSWSYHDE; translated from the coding sequence ATGCCAAAACAGCATGAACCAGACAGCATGGATGCCATGCGCATTGATAAATGGCTTTGGGCAGCACGTTTTTTTAAAACACGCTCGATTGCCAAGGCCGCCATTGAAGGTGGTAAAGTTCACCACAACAATGATCGGGTGAAAGTTTCCAGAGATGTCCGTATTGGAATGGAACTGACCATTCAACAAGGTTTCGAGAAAAAAACTGTAGTGGTCAAGGCACTTTCCGCCGTCCGGGGTGGCGCTCCGGCAGCCCAGTTACTTTATGAAGAAACAACAGAAAGTATTGCGCGCAGAGAGTTGCATGCATCTCAGCGAAAATTGCATAATCTAGCCCGACCAGATCACCGACCAAGTAAAAAAGATCGTCGTGATATCAATCGTTTTAAACAGGAAAATGTCCAATCATGGTCTTATCATGATGAGTAG
- a CDS encoding HAD-IA family hydrolase — protein sequence MSYSDLQQPIAMFDMDGTLLDLAFDDLIWNHCLPERHAQVHQCTLAQSQQTLFQFYQQHKHTLSWYSSAYWTSKVGVDVLQLQYQHREKIRARTGCHQLLQQLNAQGYRCWLLTNADRASLKLKLENVELSPYFELMISSEELGHAKEEIAFWQKLQQLHPFDPAQAVFVDDTVAVLKSAEDFGITQLFSILQPSSGKSARMATELPYPALDQLTELVDYLETNLQVTDAKTA from the coding sequence ATGTCATATTCAGATTTACAGCAGCCGATTGCCATGTTTGACATGGACGGCACATTACTCGATTTAGCCTTTGATGATTTGATTTGGAATCATTGTTTGCCTGAACGACACGCTCAAGTGCATCAATGCACACTTGCACAAAGCCAACAGACCTTATTTCAATTTTACCAACAACATAAGCATACACTATCTTGGTACTCTTCGGCGTACTGGACGTCTAAAGTAGGTGTTGATGTGTTGCAACTACAATACCAGCATCGTGAAAAAATCCGTGCAAGAACTGGTTGCCATCAACTGTTACAACAGTTAAATGCGCAAGGCTATCGCTGTTGGCTACTCACCAATGCCGATCGTGCCAGCCTAAAACTCAAACTTGAAAATGTCGAACTGAGCCCTTACTTTGAACTTATGATCAGTAGCGAAGAACTTGGGCACGCCAAAGAAGAAATCGCATTTTGGCAAAAGTTACAACAACTTCATCCATTTGACCCAGCACAAGCGGTCTTTGTTGACGATACAGTTGCTGTACTCAAAAGTGCTGAAGATTTTGGGATCACTCAACTCTTTAGCATTTTACAGCCATCTAGCGGAAAATCCGCCAGAATGGCAACAGAGCTACCCTATCCCGCACTTGATCAATTAACCGAACTCGTTGATTATCTTGAAACCAATTTACAGGTAACAGATGCCAAAACAGCATGA
- a CDS encoding 3'(2'),5'-bisphosphate nucleotidase CysQ family protein, with translation MFIKTLAPQDQLITQLVPIMAQASQILLEEYQSYCAGCEFNIQEKSDDSPVTQADLKVNHFLLKHLATVTPQLPVLSEESDYSARAAWSRCWMLDPLDGTKEFIHERDEFTINLSLIEEHQTTFAIIAVPCEQVMYIGYTSQRPYKYSFSRQEWAQYQLEEHDLAAPLQIGLSHNSKNPKYKNFIEPILQNREVERREAGSAYKFCMMLEGEIDIYPRFHPTSEWDTSSGQALLESIGGGLMTLDEKPFMYNQRETVLNGGFIAYRDQHCKKIAYQALALSGILD, from the coding sequence ATGTTTATAAAAACGCTTGCCCCACAAGATCAGTTAATTACACAACTTGTTCCAATTATGGCGCAGGCTAGTCAAATATTGCTGGAAGAATACCAAAGTTATTGTGCGGGTTGCGAATTTAATATTCAGGAAAAAAGTGATGATTCTCCAGTTACGCAAGCCGATTTAAAAGTAAATCACTTTTTATTGAAGCATTTAGCAACAGTGACACCACAATTACCCGTGTTGTCAGAAGAAAGTGATTATTCTGCACGTGCGGCATGGTCGCGTTGCTGGATGCTGGATCCACTGGATGGAACTAAAGAGTTTATCCATGAGCGTGATGAATTCACCATTAATCTTAGTTTGATTGAAGAGCATCAAACCACTTTTGCGATTATTGCAGTGCCGTGCGAACAGGTGATGTATATCGGTTACACCTCGCAACGACCTTATAAATATAGCTTTAGCCGACAAGAATGGGCGCAATATCAGTTAGAAGAACATGACTTGGCAGCACCACTGCAAATTGGTTTGAGTCACAACAGCAAAAATCCTAAATATAAAAATTTTATTGAGCCGATTTTGCAAAATCGTGAAGTGGAGCGTCGTGAAGCCGGCAGTGCTTACAAGTTTTGTATGATGCTGGAAGGTGAAATTGACATTTATCCTCGTTTCCATCCGACCTCTGAATGGGATACCAGCTCAGGACAGGCTTTACTAGAAAGTATTGGGGGTGGTTTGATGACGTTGGACGAAAAACCTTTTATGTATAACCAACGTGAAACAGTTTTGAATGGCGGCTTTATCGCTTATCGAGATCAACATTGCAAAAAAATTGCTTACCAGGCCTTGGCGCTTTCTGGCATTTTAGATTGA
- a CDS encoding histidine phosphatase family protein: protein MALHLLPKSMFEAIDLLPDASTPVTLFTRHSLRELVNGQGLAGYDLQLTEQGRELAYAWGEYLSQHSDRAIQHCISSPIQRCVDTAALMIEGADQTRKAVNTHRIEIVEQRLLVEPGSFVLDIQQAAPYFRKQGALGFINSFVNNALPGMKHPITGVFDVLELLYHTHPTQKNGLSLAVSHDTIIAAILAVISGKNQIEQTDWPAMMEGLFVWFEGEDFVESQLKWIWRGELNKLDVKQFLHQ from the coding sequence ATGGCCCTGCATTTATTGCCTAAAAGCATGTTTGAAGCAATCGATTTATTACCCGATGCTTCAACACCTGTGACGTTATTTACTCGTCATTCCCTGCGTGAGTTGGTGAATGGACAGGGCTTGGCGGGTTATGATCTACAGTTGACTGAACAGGGGCGAGAGTTGGCCTATGCTTGGGGCGAATATTTAAGCCAGCATAGTGATCGTGCAATCCAGCATTGTATTTCAAGCCCAATTCAGCGTTGTGTGGATACTGCAGCCTTGATGATTGAAGGGGCTGATCAGACCCGTAAAGCCGTGAATACCCATCGTATTGAAATTGTGGAACAGCGTTTATTGGTTGAGCCTGGTAGTTTTGTGTTGGATATACAGCAAGCAGCCCCGTACTTTCGCAAGCAGGGAGCTTTGGGGTTTATTAATAGTTTTGTGAATAATGCATTACCAGGAATGAAGCATCCGATTACAGGTGTGTTTGATGTACTTGAATTGCTTTACCATACGCATCCCACACAAAAGAATGGTCTGAGTTTAGCGGTTAGTCATGACACGATTATTGCAGCAATCCTTGCTGTGATTTCAGGTAAAAATCAAATTGAACAAACAGATTGGCCCGCAATGATGGAAGGATTGTTTGTCTGGTTTGAGGGCGAGGATTTTGTTGAAAGCCAGTTGAAATGGATCTGGCGTGGTGAACTTAATAAATTAGATGTTAAACAGTTTTTGCATCAATAG
- the rpsT gene encoding 30S ribosomal protein S20, producing the protein MANSAQAKKRARQNVKARKHNASLRSMVRTYIKRTVNAIAAGDYATATEAYKTAVPVIDRMADKGIIHKNKAARHKSRLNAQVKALAN; encoded by the coding sequence GTGGCAAACTCTGCTCAAGCTAAAAAACGTGCTCGTCAAAACGTTAAAGCACGTAAACACAACGCAAGCTTACGTTCTATGGTTCGTACTTATATCAAACGTACTGTAAATGCGATCGCTGCTGGTGATTATGCTACTGCTACAGAAGCTTATAAAACTGCTGTTCCAGTTATCGACCGTATGGCTGATAAAGGCATTATCCACAAAAATAAAGCTGCTCGTCATAAGAGCCGCTTGAACGCTCAAGTTAAAGCATTAGCTAACTAA
- a CDS encoding NAD-dependent epimerase/dehydratase family protein — MKIGDKKAIVIGATGLVGQALVDALQQAGDFSSITVVVRKSSEILKSYSKVTQLILEDFLLLNDEDVSPYTHAFSCLGSTIKQAGSKDAFYAIDYEINAHFADLVQDKNIHLLVVSALGANANSPVFYNKVKGELENYLKNLSIYKLSIFQPSLLIGKRSDIRLLEDLAQTAFKLVEKAWTRPFKFKPVTAEQLAHTMLIAAQTQTAAFKYYDNLSIQQTR; from the coding sequence ATGAAAATAGGTGATAAAAAGGCAATTGTTATTGGCGCAACAGGCTTGGTTGGTCAAGCCCTTGTAGATGCGTTGCAGCAAGCAGGTGATTTTAGTTCAATTACAGTGGTGGTTAGAAAAAGTTCAGAAATATTAAAATCTTACAGCAAAGTAACACAGCTGATATTAGAAGACTTTCTGCTATTGAATGATGAGGATGTAAGTCCCTATACCCATGCATTCAGTTGTTTGGGAAGTACGATCAAACAAGCAGGATCTAAAGATGCTTTTTATGCGATTGACTATGAAATCAATGCCCATTTTGCAGATTTAGTTCAGGATAAAAATATTCATTTATTGGTGGTGAGTGCATTGGGAGCGAATGCTAATTCGCCAGTTTTCTATAATAAAGTCAAAGGCGAATTGGAAAACTACCTAAAAAACCTGTCAATTTATAAGCTATCAATTTTCCAACCCTCACTGTTAATTGGTAAGCGTAGTGATATTCGCTTGCTTGAGGACTTGGCGCAGACCGCATTTAAGCTGGTCGAAAAAGCATGGACCAGACCGTTTAAATTTAAACCTGTTACTGCTGAGCAATTGGCGCATACTATGTTGATTGCAGCACAAACTCAAACTGCAGCATTCAAATACTATGATAATTTAAGCATACAACAAACTAGATAA
- the rraA gene encoding ribonuclease E activity regulator RraA — protein MTAIPFVTCDLLDDNPEKKLQVVTPSLDGKFFKSYGARKTFGGQAVTVKCFEDNSRVKELLATDGTGKVLVVDGGASMRCALMGDLIAESAVKHHWNGVVIYGCVRDVDAIAELDLGVHALAAIPQKSNRKGIGEVDITLYFGGVTINSGDYIYADNNGIVIAEEKLVDC, from the coding sequence GTGACCGCAATCCCTTTCGTAACATGTGATTTGTTAGATGATAATCCTGAAAAAAAGTTACAAGTCGTAACACCATCTCTAGATGGTAAATTCTTTAAAAGTTATGGTGCCCGTAAGACATTTGGTGGACAAGCCGTGACCGTTAAGTGTTTTGAAGACAATTCACGTGTAAAAGAATTATTGGCAACCGATGGTACGGGTAAAGTGTTGGTGGTTGATGGTGGTGCTTCGATGCGTTGTGCGCTCATGGGGGATTTGATTGCTGAGTCAGCGGTTAAGCATCACTGGAATGGTGTCGTGATTTATGGTTGTGTCCGTGATGTTGATGCGATTGCAGAACTCGATTTAGGCGTACATGCATTGGCTGCCATTCCACAAAAAAGTAATCGTAAAGGCATAGGTGAAGTGGACATCACATTGTATTTTGGTGGTGTGACAATCAACTCTGGCGATTATATCTATGCAGATAATAATGGCATTGTGATTGCAGAAGAAAAATTAGTCGACTGCTAA
- a CDS encoding glutathione S-transferase N-terminal domain-containing protein has product MLKMVSHQFKVLQSVCATLIEGGRGVSGTPFPNQPAKALKFYEFEGSPFCRRVREVMTLLNLDVEIYPCPKGGQKYRQIVKATGGKKQFPFLIDENTGDQLYESQQIIHHLFKHYGKTGQTPKKFSYYPKLPYVSALASAANAARGVWINPQIVDRPAPAQLLELWSFEASPYTRLVREVLTEFELPYLLHNVAKERWQDMGPAILRLKPGKYIPLPNGKREKIVEVMGRDIQVPYLVDPNTGVKMFESAKIVEYLKQQYGQ; this is encoded by the coding sequence ATGTTGAAAATGGTGAGCCATCAATTCAAGGTTTTACAATCTGTATGTGCAACTTTAATTGAAGGTGGAAGAGGTGTTTCTGGTACACCATTTCCAAATCAGCCTGCAAAAGCACTTAAGTTCTACGAGTTTGAAGGTTCTCCATTTTGCCGCCGTGTTCGTGAAGTAATGACTTTATTGAATCTGGATGTAGAGATTTATCCCTGCCCAAAAGGGGGTCAGAAATATCGTCAGATTGTCAAAGCAACTGGTGGTAAAAAACAGTTTCCATTTCTGATAGATGAAAATACGGGTGATCAGTTATATGAGTCACAGCAAATTATTCATCATCTGTTTAAACATTATGGCAAAACAGGACAAACACCAAAGAAGTTTAGTTATTATCCAAAGCTCCCGTATGTATCTGCTTTAGCTTCTGCTGCCAATGCTGCGCGTGGAGTATGGATTAATCCGCAGATTGTTGACCGACCAGCGCCAGCACAGTTACTGGAGCTGTGGAGTTTTGAGGCAAGCCCTTATACACGGCTGGTTCGTGAAGTCCTGACTGAGTTCGAACTGCCTTATCTTCTGCATAATGTTGCTAAAGAGCGTTGGCAGGATATGGGACCAGCAATTTTGCGTTTGAAGCCTGGAAAATATATTCCACTGCCCAATGGTAAACGTGAAAAAATTGTTGAAGTAATGGGGCGCGATATTCAGGTCCCATATTTGGTTGATCCGAACACAGGCGTGAAAATGTTTGAGTCGGCTAAAATTGTGGAATACCTCAAGCAGCAGTACGGGCAATAA
- a CDS encoding acetyl-CoA C-acetyltransferase has product MSKTTQENPAVETSAQETVSNTSKAASTSRKTASTTPKAATTTPKTTRARSTARSAATTKSTASSTTTKAVAAKTTKPSVQQDKTMSQNTVRRVAIIGGNRIPFARSNGAYFTASNIDMFTAALNGLVERFNLQGQRLGEVVAGAVLKHSRDFNMTRECVLNTQLAPETPAYDIQQACGTGLQAAFLVANKIALGQIEVGIAGGVDTTSDAPIAFGDGLRKALLELNIAKTGKDRLKALAKINVKDLMDAPKNGEPRTGLSMGDHQAITALEWGIPREEQDILAASSHQKMAKAYEEGFFDDLITPFLGLSRDNNLRADSTAEKLAKLKPVFGKGEAATMTAGNSTPLTDGASCVLLASEEWAKANGHEVLAYLTFSETAAVDFVGKKEGLLMAPAYAVPRMLERAGLKLQDFDYYEIHEAFASQVLSTLKAWEDEKFCKERLGLNAPLGSIDRSKLNIKGSSLAAGHPFAATGGRIIATAAKILNQKGSGRILVSICAAGGQGVTAIIEK; this is encoded by the coding sequence ATGAGCAAAACAACTCAAGAAAATCCAGCAGTCGAGACTTCAGCTCAAGAGACTGTGTCAAATACATCAAAAGCAGCTTCAACTTCACGTAAAACTGCAAGCACAACTCCAAAAGCCGCAACGACGACACCAAAAACAACGCGTGCTCGCTCTACCGCGCGTAGTGCAGCTACGACAAAAAGCACTGCTTCTTCGACAACAACGAAAGCAGTTGCAGCTAAAACAACCAAACCTTCTGTTCAACAGGATAAAACCATGAGCCAAAACACTGTGCGCCGAGTTGCCATTATCGGCGGCAACCGTATTCCTTTCGCTCGCTCTAACGGCGCTTATTTCACAGCTTCCAACATCGATATGTTTACAGCTGCGTTAAACGGTTTGGTTGAGCGCTTCAACCTACAAGGCCAACGCCTAGGCGAAGTGGTTGCTGGTGCTGTATTAAAGCACAGCCGTGATTTCAACATGACACGAGAGTGTGTATTAAATACTCAACTTGCGCCAGAAACCCCTGCATATGACATTCAACAAGCATGTGGTACGGGTTTACAGGCAGCATTCCTTGTCGCAAACAAAATTGCTTTAGGTCAAATCGAAGTGGGTATCGCAGGTGGTGTTGATACCACTTCTGATGCGCCAATTGCTTTCGGTGATGGCTTACGTAAAGCCCTACTTGAACTTAACATTGCGAAAACAGGTAAAGACCGTTTAAAAGCTTTAGCGAAAATCAATGTGAAAGATCTTATGGATGCACCTAAAAATGGTGAACCACGTACAGGTTTATCGATGGGTGACCATCAAGCAATTACTGCGCTTGAGTGGGGTATTCCACGTGAAGAGCAAGATATTCTAGCTGCTTCTTCTCACCAAAAAATGGCAAAAGCATATGAAGAAGGTTTCTTCGATGACTTAATCACACCATTCTTGGGTTTAAGCCGTGACAACAACTTACGTGCAGACTCTACAGCTGAAAAATTAGCAAAATTAAAACCAGTCTTTGGTAAAGGCGAAGCTGCAACCATGACTGCGGGTAACTCAACACCATTAACTGATGGTGCGTCTTGTGTACTTTTAGCGTCTGAAGAATGGGCGAAAGCCAATGGTCATGAAGTACTTGCTTATCTGACTTTCTCGGAAACTGCAGCAGTTGATTTCGTTGGCAAGAAAGAAGGCTTATTGATGGCACCTGCTTATGCAGTTCCACGTATGCTTGAGCGTGCTGGTCTTAAACTTCAAGATTTCGACTACTATGAAATCCACGAAGCATTTGCATCACAAGTGCTTTCTACATTGAAAGCTTGGGAAGACGAGAAATTCTGTAAGGAGCGTTTAGGCTTAAATGCACCTTTAGGTTCAATTGATCGTAGCAAGTTAAACATCAAAGGTTCTTCTTTAGCTGCGGGTCACCCATTTGCTGCTACAGGTGGTCGTATCATCGCGACTGCTGCGAAAATCTTAAACCAAAAAGGTTCAGGTCGTATCCTTGTTTCGATCTGTGCTGCTGGTGGTCAAGGTGTGACCGCGATTATTGAAAAATAA
- a CDS encoding 3-oxoacyl-ACP reductase: MTDQYQAFTQSPLGKFVVKNLGLPSPVALDRFESAQPVVNGAVLLGAAPSSTISAAIAQVLSNIHADSYVGNNVELQQTAAKVGLNLRPLNSDDKESKFKAVVFDASGIQDSEQLKALYDFFNPIARQISSSGRVIVIGTTPETAKTVKQAIAQRALEGFIKSVGKEFKKGITAQVVYVDQGAEANLESTLRFLISPRSAYVSGQVIRVSKADVVDLDWAKPLAGKTALVTGASRGIGEAIAHVLARDGAHVICLDVPQQQADLERVAGSIGGSVLAIDITAADAGEKIKTAAAKQGGLDVIVHNAGITRDKTLANMKPELWDLVININLSAIERVNDYLLSHDGLNANGRIVCVSSISGIAGNLGQTNYAVSKAGVIGLVKFTAPTLKNGITINAVAPGFIETQMTAAIPFAIREAGRRMNSMNQGGLPVDVAEAIAWYASTGSTGVTGNVVRVCGQSLLGA; encoded by the coding sequence ATGACTGATCAGTACCAAGCATTTACACAATCACCATTAGGTAAGTTTGTCGTAAAAAATCTAGGTTTACCATCGCCAGTTGCGCTAGATCGTTTTGAAAGTGCTCAACCAGTTGTAAATGGTGCAGTATTGCTTGGCGCAGCACCATCAAGCACGATTTCTGCTGCGATTGCTCAGGTTTTGAGTAATATTCATGCCGATAGCTATGTCGGTAATAATGTTGAATTACAACAAACAGCTGCGAAAGTAGGCTTAAACCTTCGTCCACTGAATTCAGATGATAAAGAGTCTAAATTTAAAGCGGTTGTATTTGATGCTTCTGGTATTCAAGATTCAGAGCAGTTAAAAGCGTTATACGATTTCTTCAATCCTATTGCTCGTCAGATTTCAAGTTCAGGACGTGTGATCGTGATTGGTACCACACCAGAAACTGCAAAAACAGTCAAACAGGCGATTGCACAACGTGCGCTAGAAGGTTTTATCAAGTCTGTTGGTAAAGAGTTCAAAAAGGGGATTACTGCACAAGTGGTCTATGTCGATCAAGGTGCGGAAGCAAACCTTGAATCAACTTTACGTTTCTTGATTTCACCACGTTCAGCTTATGTTTCTGGTCAAGTGATTCGTGTTTCTAAAGCAGATGTGGTTGATTTGGACTGGGCAAAACCACTTGCAGGTAAAACTGCATTAGTGACTGGCGCGAGCCGTGGTATTGGTGAAGCGATTGCACATGTTTTGGCACGTGATGGTGCACATGTGATTTGCTTAGATGTACCACAACAACAAGCAGATCTTGAGCGTGTTGCGGGTTCAATTGGTGGTTCAGTATTGGCAATCGACATTACTGCTGCTGATGCAGGTGAAAAAATCAAAACTGCTGCTGCAAAACAAGGCGGTTTAGATGTAATCGTGCATAATGCGGGGATTACTCGTGACAAGACTTTGGCAAACATGAAACCAGAGCTTTGGGATCTTGTAATTAACATTAACTTGTCTGCCATTGAGCGTGTTAACGATTACTTACTTTCTCATGATGGTTTAAATGCAAATGGCCGTATCGTTTGTGTATCATCAATCAGTGGTATCGCGGGTAACCTTGGTCAAACCAACTATGCTGTGTCTAAGGCGGGTGTGATTGGTTTGGTGAAATTTACTGCACCGACATTAAAGAATGGAATTACCATCAATGCAGTTGCGCCAGGTTTCATTGAAACGCAAATGACTGCTGCGATTCCATTCGCGATTCGTGAAGCGGGTCGTCGTATGAACTCAATGAACCAAGGTGGTTTACCTGTAGATGTCGCTGAAGCGATTGCTTGGTATGCATCAACAGGTTCAACAGGCGTGACGGGTAACGTTGTTCGTGTCTGCGGTCAAAGCTTGTTAGGTGCTTAA
- a CDS encoding MaoC family dehydratase codes for MNTRHFSQLPKPYLAYPKVIQGLIFKKPKGEKVLPQVEYVVDTLKIDSKHLESYNEICGFKNDGFVPAIYLAVLSQSLQMHMMTSEAFPFPILGLVHIRNQIKQTRKITVNEQITLSCKFGELKPHDKGLQFDFITTAKVGSEVVMESLTTYLSRQKTENKATEKAKESQEPAYQSQAEWNISENTGRRYAVISGDFNLIHIHAVTAKAFGFKQAIAHGMWSKAKALASIELPAAYEADVWFKLPMYLPSTVEFLTAAEPKQTDFLIRNVKSKKPHVAGTVKAL; via the coding sequence ATGAATACACGTCATTTTAGTCAACTGCCAAAACCTTATTTAGCTTATCCAAAAGTCATTCAAGGTCTGATTTTCAAAAAGCCAAAGGGTGAAAAAGTATTACCACAAGTTGAATATGTGGTGGATACACTTAAGATTGATAGCAAACATTTAGAAAGCTATAACGAGATTTGTGGTTTTAAAAATGATGGTTTCGTGCCTGCGATTTATTTAGCTGTTTTGTCGCAAAGCCTGCAAATGCACATGATGACCAGCGAAGCATTTCCATTCCCGATCTTGGGTTTGGTGCATATTCGTAACCAGATCAAGCAAACTCGCAAAATTACTGTAAATGAGCAAATTACGCTGTCTTGTAAATTTGGTGAGTTAAAACCACACGACAAAGGCTTACAGTTTGATTTCATTACCACTGCCAAAGTGGGTAGTGAAGTGGTGATGGAAAGTTTAACCACTTATTTATCCCGCCAAAAAACTGAGAATAAAGCGACTGAAAAAGCCAAAGAGTCTCAAGAGCCAGCTTATCAATCACAGGCAGAATGGAATATTTCTGAAAATACCGGCCGTCGTTATGCCGTGATTTCAGGGGATTTTAACTTGATTCATATCCATGCCGTAACTGCAAAGGCATTTGGCTTTAAACAGGCGATTGCACACGGGATGTGGAGCAAGGCTAAAGCTTTGGCGAGTATTGAGCTTCCAGCAGCGTATGAAGCAGATGTCTGGTTCAAATTGCCAATGTATTTACCTTCAACGGTAGAGTTTTTAACTGCGGCTGAGCCAAAACAAACAGACTTCTTGATCCGTAATGTGAAATCTAAAAAGCCGCATGTTGCAGGTACAGTAAAAGCCCTTTAA